The Bos indicus isolate NIAB-ARS_2022 breed Sahiwal x Tharparkar chromosome 27, NIAB-ARS_B.indTharparkar_mat_pri_1.0, whole genome shotgun sequence genome contains the following window.
GGCTCACCCGAGGTCCAGTGGATCCAAGAAAGAGGAAGCCAGGTCTTGACCCGAAAGACTCTCCCCTCGCACTACAGTTCCTTAACCTGAAACGCTTAAGCAGTTAGCACGAAACGGAGTAACGGGGAATGTTTGCTCCGTTTTCAAATCCCAGGGTGTAGTGGCGCTTTTTCTTCAGGCATCGTGTCGGAAATGGCAGAGAGGACTTTGGTGCGGGGTCCTCCCTACGGTGCTGAGAAGCGGGAGTTTCTCGCTCTTGAAGGGTCTGCCCACAATCAGGGCGGCACTGCGTCCTGCAGCCAGGCGTCCCGGGCAACGGCCGGGCCCTGAGCGCGTGTCTGTCGCTTTGCAGGATGGCGCTCATCCTCATGGTCTTCGTGAACTATGGAGGCGGGAAGTACTGGTACTTCAAGCACTCGAGCTGGAACGGTGAGCCCCTGCCCGGGGTCGCCTGGCTGACTCGGGCCCCTCCAGCGCCCCCCAGAGGCCCCAGAGATGCGTCCCCACGGACGGCACCTTAGACCATTGCCTCAGCCTTCAGTTTCCTTCTCCCTTTTGTGCACCCTGGCTCCACAATGCTTCCTTGTCATCCCAGAGGTCTGCAGAGGTTGGTGCCAGGATGTGGCCTCTGCAGAGGGTGTTAGAACGTGGGTATAAGGTCCTCATCCTATTCTAGGTGCGCCTTATGCCACAGCCTCGTGGGCGCTCCGCCCTGAGACACATGGTCCTCTTGGGGACGCCGTGGATCTGGGGGTCTGAGTGATGCTGCCTCGTGGCTGTGAATCTGGCTGGGAGGAGGTGGGTTTAGGATGAGTTTTGAGTAGCACTCCCTGAGATCGTAGACCGTCCGCATACTTCTGTCCAGGCTGGAAGTATGGAAGCGCCCCCGGCCAGCCCCCAGCCCGAGAGTCAGGGAGCCCGGTGCTGCTTGGAGGGGTTTTCCTGGGGACGTGCCCGGGCAGTGAGAGATGGATGCCGTCCCGGGTCGGGGAGCGCCGCCGCTCCGGGCCCTTCCTCACTTTCACGCTTGTGTCCTTCTGCAGGGCTGACGGTGGCCGACCTTGTGTTCCCATGGTGAGTTGTAGACCCACCGCCCGCTCTTCGTGGCCCAGCCGCCAGCTTTGGTTTCCCGCTGATGCTGGACCTTCCTGACCCTGGCCCTGAGTTCCGGCGGCGGGCCTGTGCTGCCCCCGGCCTCCGTGTGATGAATTCCTCCCGAAAGCTGGGTTCCCGCACAGTTCTAACACCTGGCGTAGTGCTGTCTTAGACACGTGCGCATAAAAGATGGGTGACTTCAGAGGGAACGTTTCGTTAGTGTGCATATGATGTGGGAGATGCTAGAATCTTGTGGAAAGTCATAAATTCTGAATATTCCACTGATCCtgaaaatacatgtgaaaatCTTATTTCCTAAAAGGTACACAGTATATCGGTAGCAGGGATTTCTGATAAAGTCTGCTAATGTGTATAACAGTTAACGATAGTAGTGCATTAAACTCTAAAATCATAGTGGAGTAAGCCTGGCTGTCTCCGGCTGTTCCCTTGGTTGAAGGACCCTGACTTCCCGTACAGCGCGGGTTTTGTGTCTGCCGATACTTTGAACGACTTCCCTCCATCATTTGGAGGTGTTCGTAGAACCGGCCGTGGGTTCCTCTCTTTGGTCCTCGGTGTTTCCTTGCTGATATGAACTTAGGTTTCTCTGGGCTGGTGAAGAGTTcctttatgttaattttttaaaattgaagtgtagttgatgttCAACATGATATAAGTCTGTGCCGTATATGtgtatactatatgtatatatacgtgtgtatagtacatgtacatatgtatatacatctatatactATAGggattcacaatttaaaaatagaggCATGATAAAACACTGGTCACATTCCTTATGTTGCACAGAATATCCTtggagcttattttatacataatcatTTGTTTTTGGTGACCGAATGGGGGGATTGTCCATTGTTCCAAAGCGTTTGCTCCTAAGTCAGCATGAGAAGGGGTACAAACCTTTCAGCCCGACACTGGGATTCTTCCTCCACCTCTAAGCTGATGTGGTTTCGAGAAATCATGtgttgcatctcttacatcttagGTTATAAAATACTAATGATGTAGAGATGAAAAAGTTGGAAGTGGCCACCTAGTAAGAGCTGTTGTTTTTTCAGGTTTGTGTTTATTATGGGAACTTCGATTTTTCTGTCGATGACTTCCATTCTGCAGCGGGGATGTTCAAAATTCAGACTACTGGGGAAGATCGCATGGAGGAGTTTTCTGTTAATCTGTATAGGAATTTTCGTTGTGAATCCCAATTATTGCCTTGGTCCACGTAAGTATTTTTCCCCTGTTAAAATATATTCAGGTTGAAATAGGGAAAAGATGTGTTATACTTTGAAAGAAACGCAGTTCCTCCGCCTCAAGTTTTGGCTGCAAAAAAGAACAGTTACTCAAAAAGTATATCTAATGCTTGCATGACGTTGGGCgttgttatttgtttgtttatttggctgcaccacatggcatgcagggtcttagttcctcaaccgGGGATGGAACTCGCgcccccctgcagtgaaagcacagagtcttaaccactggatggccagggaagtccctattattattatcttggaattttaGGCCTGAAAGGTGCCTCCAAGTCCAGGCAAACCCTTCTGTACAAAGGAAGGCCTTGGGGTGGGGAGAGCGAGGTGCTGTGTCCGAGTGTAGGGAGGGGCAGGGTCGGGCCAGACCAGCCGCTGGTCCCCGTTGCCGCCCTCCTGCCGCTTCGGTGTCACCCGCTCTCACGGTGAGGCTGCCCTTCCAGGGCTCCCCCTGCGTGTGGCTGCGCCTCGCTGCGAGGAGGCAGTGACGCCTCTGCCGTGTTGGAGAGGCGTGAGAGGGGCAGGACGGCGGGAGAAAGGGTGTGAGCCCCGTGCTGGGGCAGCGCTGGAGCAGAGGCCGCGGGCTGCAGAGGGCTCACTCTCGCTCGCGGAAGGGGACACACTCACCCGGCAGCCGGCAGGGGAACCCTTGGCAGGAGGCGCCGAGGCTTTGGGCGATGGGAGGAGGTGGAGCCCCGAAGGACGTGGGCTCAGTGGGCTCAGCGGGGCTCTGCAGGGCACACACCTGTGGGGCAGGGAGAGCCCGGCCCGTGCCAGGGCTGCAGGCCCCCCCAGGCTGGCAGTTGGATCCTCAGCCCTGACGGGAGAAGGTCGGGAGGGGGCCTCCCTGTGTCCCCACGCCGAGCGGGACCCTCAGCTGCTCTGCACCCAGCCTCCCTGCTTGGTGCAAGCGGAGCCCCTGACCACCTGGGCTCCCATCTCCATAAGCTGAAAAAACAGACTTCTTTGGGCGCGGGAGAGGTCTGTCTGCCCCGCGGGAGAAGGTGGTGGTGTGTGGGGTCAGCGAGCGGTGCTGGCTGACGCCCCTGCCCGGTGCCCCGCAGTGTCCTGGGAGAAGGCGCGCATCCCCGGCGTGCTCCAGCGCCTGGGGGCCACCTACTTCGTGGTCGCCGTGTTGGAGCTGCTCTTTGCCAAGCCCGTGCCTGAGACCTGCGCCTCGGTGAGCAACCCTGTCTTTATAAAGAAGGAAGGGTCCCTGTATAAGTGCCAGAACCTTCTTTAGTTCTCAGCACCTTACCAAAGAGAACGAGACTCTAACTCTATTGCAAAGCATATATTTTCTCTTCaagtagttatttttatttagtctttatatccctctttttttttaattgagatcaaGAACACACACCATGAGCGCTACCCTCTTAATAAATGTTCAGTTTCCATTAATCAGTGCACTTTGACGGCGTTGCACAGCAGCACCATTATCTGCTGCACCAGCCCAGCCTCTCGGGGCATCGCTGCCAGCGTTTCAGTCTCCTCGTGGAAACCTCATAGAACGTTCTCTGTCCACACAGAGGCTGCAGAGGTTCGACCTGGAAGGTGCCAGGTCTGCCCTGGgcttcttcctgtttctttgtaaGGCGGATGTGTCTCGCCTCCTGCAGTATTACTTTCTGTCTTCTTATACATTGCCGAGTTCAGTTTACTCAGATGACAGCTATTTTTTTTGTCCCCCCTGGTGGAGGCAAAGCTGTAGGTGGAAATGTTTAAATCTTTCCATGTGGCTCCTGCTTCCCAGTAAGCGTATTAGCTGTATAAGCTGTATTTGTTCCCGCTCCTTCCTATGTAACTAGCAAACGCATCCCTGAATCCGGGCTCTCTGGGTTCTTCCTGTAAGGCTTCCTCGGTGTGTGTTGCTGGAGTGCGTTTACCTGGCACTCCTTTACCCCACTCCCCCCAGCGGCCCCCTGCCCACGCCCCGTGCCCTCTGCTGCAGGGTCCTGAAGGCACAGTGGGGCTGCCGTGCTCACCCGGATGTGACCTTGGTAGCCGTGGGGGACTTGAGGGTCTGCGAGGCTCATCCCGGCCCCCGTGGTAGAGCCAGGAGCTGTGGGTACACCAGGAGCAGGTGGGCTGTACCCCTTGTTCCTTCAACCAGCAGAGCTCCCAAAGctgaaatttcattttcctttttaaaattcagttgtatttctttttaaaataataactttattgagatatagttcacATCCCATAAAACTCACACCCTCGAGGTGTAAAATTGAGGGACATTTGGTAtagtcacagagttgtgcagTCATCACCACTGCCTGATTCTGGAATAGTTTCATCATTACCCCTGGAAAACACCCTGTCTCACTCCCAGCCACTCCCCAACCCTAGGTCCCCCGGCCCTAGACAACCCCTAATCTGCTGTCTGTCTGTTGatctgcctgttctggacatgtCATAGACATGGAATTACATGTCATAGACATGGAATCTCACAGTACGTGGCTTCTCATGTCcggcttctttcatttagaatattttttgagGTTTATCCATGTTATGCCATGAGTACTTGACTCCTTTTTACTCCTGAATAacattcagttttctgaatgtaacaTATTTTGTATtcgttcatcagttgatggacagttgacctgttttcagtttttggctGCTATGAATAATGATTCCGTGTCCATTCGTGTACATGTTTCTGTATGAACATCTCTTTTTAAATCGCTTGGATACAAGAGTAGAATTTTCCACTGATAACTTCTCCACTAACATTTTACTGTGACATGtcatatgctgtgcttagtcactcagtcgtgtccggctctttgcaaccccatggcctgtatcctgccaggctcctctgtccatgggattctccaggcaaaaatacttgagtgggttgctgtgccctgctccaggggctctttcccacccaggaatcgaacctggatgtcttgcatcgcaggcagattctttgccagctgagctaccaaggaagcccatgtcaCAGAGGTGGCGTATCTGCGTTTGGAATAAACACACATCTGTTCTGTGTTACCACCATCAAGGCCACGAGGAGCCTCCCAGGAGCGTCCTGAATACATGTGCAGCTGCACCTTATTTCCCATTCTGCCTGAGTTCACACGTGTTCTTTATGTGCGGCCCCTCCCCCCAGGAGAGAAGCTGCTTTTCTCTGCTGGACATCACGGCCAGTTGGCCCCAGTGGCTCTTCGTGCTGATACTGGAAGGCGTCTGGCTGGCCTTGACCTTCTTCTTACCGGTTCCCGGGTGCCCCACGTGAGGAGCCCTGCGGGGAACCAACCCCGTTTGCACGGCTGTTTCTGCCAAGTCGGAGCCTCTGGGTTCCAGCTGTCAGCCTGCCCATGTCGGGacctccttcctctctgtcctCCTTGAAGACTCCCTGGTGtcggggcaggggaggagggggtggaatGCGTGTCCAGAGGCCCGTCTCTGGCAGGTCTCCCAGGGTCAGCGGGAGTGCGGATGGACTTTGGGCCGCCGCCTCTGTCTCACCCCTGGGGCGGCCAGGGAGTCAGGGGCTTTGCAGGGGGTGTGCACAGCACTCAGGGCGGGCGGGAGTTGGCGGCGCTTCGGGGGTGTGGTGGGCATGCACATGGCCCGTGCGCAGCCCTCCCCCATGCCTGGCGGGTGAAGCCCGTGTTCTCGCCTCCTCAGCGGTTACCTGGGGCCCGGTGGCATCGGAGACGGGGGCAGGTACCGGAACTGCACGGGCGGCGCCGCGGGCTACGTGGACCGTCTGCTCCTGGGTGACCAGCATCTCTACCAGCACCCTTCCTCCGCTGTGAGTGGGCGCCGCCTGGACAGGATGGAGCCTGAGGGGCGGAAAGGGGGCGGCCAGCCCCCAGCTGCAACCGAGGAGTAGACTAGGGCGGAGCCAAGCTGTGTCTGAAGTTGGCTGACCTAAGAGACCTCACTGTGTTGGCCGTGGGCGGTGTGTTTCTTTGGCTTTTAAAGGGGGGCTCCCCGGCACCAGGTGTGCGCGAGGTGCTTTCCCGTGGGTCTCAGGTCCAGGGTAGGGTGGGCGGTTCCAACAGGGGAGgcctggaggagctggaggaagtgtggggctggaggaagcaggacCGGGCAGGGGGACTGTCACACGCAGACCCCGCTGGTGTCCTGGGGGCCGGGACAGCCCCTCAGAGGTGTTCTCAGTGGGGTGTGCGGGACCAGGCCCTTGACATCCCTGGTGGGGTGTGGGTGGCCCAGCAAGGGGGTGACTCTCCAGAGCTGGCTCCCTTCAGGGACAAACCCAGGAGCAGCTGAGAGCTTTCCACCATTACTACTTCGGGATGCTCTCCTCCCCAGAGGGGTGGGACGAGCTGGGGCGGGAGAGCTGGGTGATGCCCCCAGCATCCATGACAATAACTGGCTCCAaatttctgccttttctacaataaccatttcttttataatgaaatagtacaaatgtatttttaaatgttatttgccttgaaagaggaaaggaagaagtcaaAGTCACAATAGGCTTGATCCCAAAGGATAAACCTGAAAAGTAAAAGATACCATACTGTTTGAAGCTGGCTAGGGATGTGTTGTGTCAGGGGCATGGGTCCCAGTATTATCTCCTGGACCACCTGAGGTCAAGGCGGCTGCCCTGCACCAGGGCTCACATCTGCGTTTCCTTCCACATAGCACACACTTTCTTGGCCAGAAGTTGGCCACAAGTTGGCAGTGAATTTCTGCAGCGAAACCAAACACATTGACTGCTGGGGTGTAATGAAGTTTGTATTTCGTCTGCgagttgtttgtgtgtgttttcagtcagTTAGTGAGTCCTGCCTTCTCGTCCTGTTCAGGTGCTTTATCACACCGAGGTGGCGTATGACCCAGAGGGCATCTTGGGGACCATCAACTCCATCGTGATGGCGTTTTTGGGAGTTCAGGTATTTGTTCATTTCATGAGAATGCATGTTCCTGACAGTTTGTGACTATTGGTTCATCACTCAGCCACATGTCCGTTTGACTAAAAGAAGTCGTTGGAAGCACGATCTTCTGTGTAATTCAGGCCTAATAAATTCTGCTTCAGTTTGGCAGATCATCACAACTAGAGGGCGCTAAAAGTTAGCGCGCTCATATAATGAGGTGTCGTTCCGGTGGTCTCAGAAGTTGTTACTCAcatggctcctctcggccgtggGAACAGCAGCCCCAGGGTGAGAGGTGTCCCTGCTGGGCTGGACCGCGTCTGGAAGGTCACCTGTCAACCTTTCTTCCGTGTGCACGTCACACAGTTTCAGATTACGCATACTCTTTGCCCAAGCCAGTACCCGTGGCTCTCGGTTTCTCAGAGACAATTATGTTAAGATTCTGAGCAGCCCAGACTTTCCTTCCTGAAATTCTCCTGATTTGGTGTCGGAAACCATTATTTGAGAGGAGATGACTGGGAGGGGAAAGACCACGTACCCCTTCCTGGGGGACCTCTGTGATGCTTAAACTGTTCTGCGTGTGGCTGCAGAGTCCTCCAGATGTGGCGGAActggttttttatttcatttaaatttacacTTGAACAGTCACAGGTGGCCAGTGGCTCCCGGGTAGGACAGTGCGGGTCTGCAGCATTTACATTTTGGTGGTTCAGTAATTTCCTGGGTGGGGATGCTGCCTACTGTAGAGTTTACATTGCTGCTTTTATTAGTAAATGCATTTAATCCCCCCATATGCTCTCCAGGTAAATCTGTGCGTGCCCTAACTCTGGTAAGGAGTGCTGACCGCCACCCGTGCCTGGACCCTGCACACCCACTGGGCCGTCCGGAGAGTGTTTCTGTACCCCATGTGCTTCAATAGCATTTATATAAGTTAATAGCACCCAAATAAGTTAATTAACATAAGGCTCCAAGAACAGGACATTCATAAGTTTTAGCTCTTATAAATTATTAACACTTTCTTCAGTGTTTTCAGAAAATCCTAATTTGGGGGGTGGTTTATGCAAAGtgcagatttttctgtttttaaagtgttCCCTGCCTCTGGGTCCACACTGCCTCTGTCCCCCTTCTCTCCCCCTGACAGAGGGGGCCATCCAGCAGCCCAGCCTGAGCTGGTCTCTGGTTACGTGGCGGGGGGAGTGACTTTGCTTGGCTCCCATCGCCTGTGGGAGAAGGCTCGTGCCGcctgctccctccttcccacctctgaCCCCCTGGGCCTTTCTGAACCACCTGCAGCCCAGCAGGGCGGCCGTGTGCTTTCACCGTGCGACACGCTGCGTGCCTGCTGTTCTGCCTCGCGCTCGTGGCCTCAGCCCGGCAGCGCGTCCTCTGCGCGGCCCCCTCCCCAGTGGTCCCTGCGCCTCTGGCCCCCAGTAGCCAAGGGCAGGGGACCATTCATTCCCTGGTAACCGCAGTGCCTGCAGGCGAGTCTGTCCTGGAACACTGGGTGAATATGAAATAAGAATCCCCCCAGCTGGTTCTCTTGGACACCTGCATTTTCTTCCCTAGGCAGGGAAGATACTCCTGTATTACAAGGACCAGACCAGAGGCATCCTGATCAGATTTGCTGCCTGGGGTTGTCTTCTTGTAAGTCACCCCCTCCCTCACTGAAGTTCCTTCCCTTCACACATTCAcgtttcaaagaaagaaaacatttagcCCTGGGGTCACAGCCGTCGGGCCAGAACATTCTTCACTTCATCATCACGAGGCCTAAATGCTCAGGTTGGTTTTCTTAGAAGTCTCTTTAAGGAAGTCAGTGAACCCATGAGGTAACAGAGCGGAGGGGTGGATTCTGGGGGGGCCTTTGCCAGTAGGACCTGGCCCCCGATAGCAGGTCGGCAGGTGGCAGAAGAGAAGCCTAGCGTTCCTCTCCCCTCTGACCCTGCGGTTATGTTTCCTCCGAGGATTCACTCCAGCTGATCAGCTCGTTTACCTTCAACTCAGGGCAGTGCTGAGAAGGCGCTTTGTGGAGAGTGTTTTTAGCTCTGTATCTTGTTTGGTTATGTAATTATTAGTTTtgttctggctgtgctgggctctCATTGCTATGCTCAGGCGTTTCTCTAGGTGTGGCGGGTGGGGCTACTCTAGTTAGTCTAGTCTACTCTAGTCTCATCCCGGGgacttctctcgttgcagagcgctggctgtagggtgtgtgggctcagtcgtcgtggtgcgcaggcttatttgctccgcggcatgtggactctgcccggaccagggatcgaacctatgtcccctgcattgcaaggcggatttgtaaccagtggaccaccaggggagcccatacTGATACCTTAAACATGTTTTTCTAGTTAAAAGAATAAAACGGAGGGCACACTTTCCAGCTTTCCCTAAGCGAGGAAGTCACTCCTGGTTTTCAGTTTGGAACCACCGTTGTTTCTGGAGATGAGGGAaaaaacttttaacatttttctctccaccccatccccacctccagggGCTTGTTTCTGTGGCTCTGACGAAAGCATCTGAAAATGAAGGCTTTATTCCAGTAAACAAAAACCTCTGGTAGGTGTGGAAGCCCTGCCGCCGTCAcacctgggggtggggcgggcgtCCGCCGCGCTCTCCGGGGCCCTAAGACGCCCGCTGTCCCCCAGGTCCATCTCCTACGTCACCACGCTGAGCTCCTTGGCCTTCCTCATCCTGCTGGCCCTCTACCCCGTGGTGGATGTCAAGGGGCTGTGGACAGGAGCCCCGTTCTTCTACCCGGGTGAGCCCCCCCGCCCCAGGCTGCGCGGAGGAGGGCACCCAGAGGACCGGCTGGAGGCCGCGAGTGGCTGGTGCGGAGCGTGTCCCGGGGGCCCAGGCAGGCATCGCTGGCTCTGTTCCCAGGCAGCCCCCCATTTTACCGTTTCGTTTGTGGGGTCGTAAACGCACCCGGCTGGCCTCCTCAGGCAGGTCATTGGTTCCGGGCGCTTCACAAAAGGGGCTGTGCCTTCTCATGGAACAACCCCCCCCACACATGCACCCTGGAGATGACGCGTGAGTGATGCTAGGCGCTGCCTGGGGACGCTGGGGCCGGTTTAGACGCGCTTCTACCCAAGACGAGAGGCGGCAGACGATTTCAGTGACTCGTTTCAGCCCTGAGTCCAGTAACAGCTACTCTGTCTTGTCCTCGGGTTTTCTGGGTAGAGAAGGTAAGTTAATATTTCTGACTTTCAGGTTTAGTATTCCAGAGTCACACTTGACAACAGGAGTATTTTCTAACTTTCGGTTGTAATTTACACTCAAATCCTTAACATACCCATCCCTTATATCTTTGGGCCATAGCCGATAGCAGAAGTgggtgctttttctctttttccactgAACCAAAGTCAAACGTCCAGAGTTAGGCGGATGACCACTGTGTCTCCCCAGGGATGAACTCGATCCTGGTGTACGTGGGCCATGAGGTCTTCGCCAACTACTTCCCCTTCCAGTGGAAGCTGGGGGACCAGCAGTCACACAAGGAGCACCTCGTGCAGAACATGGTCGCCACCGCCCTGTGGGTGCTCATCGCCTTCGCCCTCTATAAGAAGAAGGTGTTCTGGAAAATCTGAGGCCCCAGCCGAGATGTGTTCCTGGCAGAATGGCTGGGCCCCGGGGATCACTGACAGGAGTCCTTGCTTATAAAACAGATGGGCTGTGTGTTTCCCAGTTAAGGGGGCGATGCGGACATGCTCAGGCTGGTTGACTGGGACACAGCTCGTCCGACTCGGCCTGTGTACACAGAGCTCAAACAGCTGAACCGTAATTGTCTTTTCTCTCCATCTGCTGTGTGCACAGCTGCCTCTGGAACTTCATTCTAAGGCTGTGTGGTTGAATTTTTCACAAGGGATGACCAGGCGCCTTTGCTTCTGTGCCGGATGAAGCTGCCTCATCCATGTTTCCCTGCAGCCTTGTCTTCCCACGCTTGTCCACAGAGACCAAGATGCCACCATCGCTGCCGTGTCTGACTGTGAAGCTCACTGGGTGTCACGTGTAGTAACATAGTCTACTATATTTTGGTTATGTAGTTTAATATTCCAAGGAAGTCCAAGTAATATCCTTTCAGATCCGTAAGGTATGGGTGGGTCCAAAAAAATGCCTTTCCCTCAGAAGCCAATGTCTGCATTTCCCCACTTGAAAAATAAGTGAAACTGTAGACGTGTGATTCCTGGCCATGCTCACCAACAGTTATCTACTTAGGCACCTCCCTGAGCTCATCACCTCTCCATCTGTCTGCCCACCTGCCTCTCACCCGTCCGTCTGTCTGTGTATCTGGAGGGGGAGGGTCCCCTGAGCCATCCTCTGTCTCTAGGAAGAGAGGAGCCCGCTCGCTCTGCCATCCTCACCAGGCAGGTCCACTCTAGCCCTGAGACCCAGTGGGGTGGGAGGCATCAGTGGCTTTCCTGAAATCCTTAGAAGAGATCATTTTGTTACCGAAAATGCTTCAAAATAAATGATGTTTAAAAAGCTCTCACTGGAGTGACTCCTTTCAGAATGACCCTCCACGGCAGAGGCAGCTTTCTTGCTTGGAATCACCAAACTAAAGCATCGTTTGTCGGGCGCGAAGGCGGAGAACACAGGGGACCAGCACTCCCGTGATGCAGGGTCCTGTGTCCAGGGCTTCTCTGTGGCAGAAAGGTCGCACTGCGGAGCCTCCTCGTGTGATGAAGTGGGCTCACCTCAGCCCGCCCCCTGGCGTCAGCTGTCGCCCCGTGGATGACGTGTTTTCCAGCTACCCTGTCTCTGCCCCAACTTACATCCCAACTTGTACCTGCCCGCCCGAGGATGCCTCCACCTGCATGACCGCCAGCATCCGGGCAACCCCCGCCCCCGTCTTCCGCAGAACTTTCCAGCTCGGGCTGCCGCAGCTCTGCACACAGCTGACCCTCCGTCTCCCGGCTTCACCCGCCTTCCCTCCTGTCTGCCCCTTTCCCGCGTTCAGTCGTCGCAGAGTCTTCTCAGGTCTGTCTCCGGCTCCCACCCGGAAGTCCTCATTCTCACGGTCACCGCCTGCTCCTCTTGCCCAGACCCTTGGAATCGTTTCTGAACTGGCCTCCCTCCCTGGGTCCCTCCTGTAAAGTCACTGTTCACTGCCCCAGGCCGTGCTGCACCTCACTGTTGGAGGCCCCGGCAGCATCGTGGAGTGGGCTGTGCTGGGAGGAGGTGGACAACTTGTCAGGAGGAAAACGCGAGCAGTGTAGGTGGGAAACTGCCATTATCAAGTGTCCCCCTCCGTGTAAAGCCAGGGCTGCCCCTCAGTCCTGTTTACCATATCTGTTCCCGCAGCATCAGAACCAGGTTCCTGTTACCCTTTGCGGTGTAGCCAACTGTCAGCCCCGGGTGGTGGAAATTCAGAAACTGAGGCACTTAGATGACCTGTTTGCAGAGTTGACTTACATTATTTTTTCACAAGGCCTGATCAGTTAGTTCATAGAGCTGTGATTGCTTTAATTTTCCAACAATAAAAGCCTTTTGGCgtttgaggggtggggggaatggatTATACTTCATAAAGCAGTGTCGCGGTGCTTAGTTGCTCGGGCGTGTCTCACTCTtagtgatcctgtggactgtagcccaccaggctcctctgtccgtgggattctccaggcaagaatactggagtgggtggccatgccctcctccaggggatcttcctgacccagggatcgaaaccgtttcctgtgtctcctgcattggcaggcagattgagTCATGGGGGACGCTCTCAGATCAAATGCCCTCCTTGCAAGAACTTCCCCTGGAGCTGGAACAGCGCTGTGGGCAGGCAAAACCGTCCCTGGCTGAGCCCAGAGCACCTGCCTGGCTTCCTCCCAGCCCTTGGATGTGCCTCCTAGTTCCAGCGCCACTTCCCACCTCCTCAGGGAGCTGGGCCTCTGGCGTCTGACTGTGACTAGTGGTCCTgttctacttttttcttcttcattttctgtcgaCATCTGAGCTGTCACACTCACCCCCTGCCTCTAGGGCACCTTCTCTCATCTCCTATTCTTATCCCaaagtaatatttttttcct
Protein-coding sequences here:
- the HGSNAT gene encoding heparan-alpha-glucosaminide N-acetyltransferase isoform X1, whose translation is MTGARPRAVGRREPRERGGGGGGGGGGAGAAGSMGGAGSAGRALAALLLAASVLSAALLAPGGSSTPDLDKKKPVELKMDQALLVIHNELPGTNLTVYWNFDRCYHCLLQVLATVSQSRKAGRPGIAAVAVSTQHGSILQLNNTAEDKEVCRLEYKFGEFGNYSLLVKHVRDGVSEIACDLVVNKEPVDSNLPVGIAFLVGMVLAIVVSFLRFLLSLEDFQNWISKAINSRETDRLINSELGSPSRASDPQPEAWRRSAAPLRLRCVDTFRGMALILMVFVNYGGGKYWYFKHSSWNGLTVADLVFPWFVFIMGTSIFLSMTSILQRGCSKFRLLGKIAWRSFLLICIGIFVVNPNYCLGPLSWEKARIPGVLQRLGATYFVVAVLELLFAKPVPETCASERSCFSLLDITASWPQWLFVLILEGVWLALTFFLPVPGCPTGYLGPGGIGDGGRYRNCTGGAAGYVDRLLLGDQHLYQHPSSAVLYHTEVAYDPEGILGTINSIVMAFLGVQAGKILLYYKDQTRGILIRFAAWGCLLGLVSVALTKASENEGFIPVNKNLWSISYVTTLSSLAFLILLALYPVVDVKGLWTGAPFFYPGMNSILVYVGHEVFANYFPFQWKLGDQQSHKEHLVQNMVATALWVLIAFALYKKKVFWKI
- the HGSNAT gene encoding heparan-alpha-glucosaminide N-acetyltransferase isoform X2, which encodes MGRDAILVSCNFFICRVEEIPSSRGCQYHREDLDKKKPVELKMDQALLVIHNELPGTNLTVYWNFDRCYHCLLQVLATVSQSRKAGRPGIAAVAVSTQHGSILQLNNTAEDKEVCRLEYKFGEFGNYSLLVKHVRDGVSEIACDLVVNKEPVDSNLPVGIAFLVGMVLAIVVSFLRFLLSLEDFQNWISKAINSRETDRLINSELGSPSRASDPQPEAWRRSAAPLRLRCVDTFRGMALILMVFVNYGGGKYWYFKHSSWNGLTVADLVFPWFVFIMGTSIFLSMTSILQRGCSKFRLLGKIAWRSFLLICIGIFVVNPNYCLGPLSWEKARIPGVLQRLGATYFVVAVLELLFAKPVPETCASERSCFSLLDITASWPQWLFVLILEGVWLALTFFLPVPGCPTGYLGPGGIGDGGRYRNCTGGAAGYVDRLLLGDQHLYQHPSSAVLYHTEVAYDPEGILGTINSIVMAFLGVQAGKILLYYKDQTRGILIRFAAWGCLLGLVSVALTKASENEGFIPVNKNLWSISYVTTLSSLAFLILLALYPVVDVKGLWTGAPFFYPGMNSILVYVGHEVFANYFPFQWKLGDQQSHKEHLVQNMVATALWVLIAFALYKKKVFWKI